In Ignavibacteriales bacterium, a single window of DNA contains:
- a CDS encoding T9SS type A sorting domain-containing protein → MIRRLSFILLYLTTSTLLFADQSSWQWVNPLPQGNILNSVWAINADTAFAVGDYSTILKTTNGGLTWQVTPKAAGFIEPLYAVQFINGSIGYAGGESGRILKTTDAGATWFPQNTPVFRDIYALSFSSPQTGWAVGSQGLILRTTDGGLTWAQQISGVTTTLYGTHAISSTNAYVVGTNGTIVSTTNGGTTWTPQVSGTVQNVYSVNFVNSTTGYACGSFGLMLKTTNGGTNWIPQISSVDFSLYAIQFTSALNGWATGSYGVIVKTTNGGFTWFEQTSPTSNDLFGARFINSTTGWGVGDFGTIVITTDGGATWNMQSTGTKSLITAIHFPSGTNGIAVGEEGAIIRSVDGGRTWTESSSGVYQSLYGVYMVNNDVGWAVGDSAVILKTTTGGFSWNKQNSHTDITLYSPFFISTSIGWVAGDMGTILKTTNGGTTWIAETTDISSPLMRIKFYDNNIGWAVGYSGDIVNTQDGGLTWITQTSNTYQTLYSLDIINSSTVAAVGDFGTFVTTTDGGTTWISADVPTGSSLYGTAFLNTTTGWVSGDDGSILKTTDLGITWSEERTNTFNTLWELQLFRSTTGGGYLLTTGIGGTILTSSVSPMPVRRWTGAFDSSWTSPGNWNPVGVPQNGDSIVILTSATPPVYRSFLQQTNLGALTIAQGGKLTIGTGLQQLVISGNVRIEGNLIIEGNSNLEIISGGAFSVSVQGEISPANSSIILQTGGQLRGPFYNLFIAESSFVQSMGNIEIRNNLTIFSDLNLQQTDTLTIINPEPQGFQGPGIITRGTIRRLIKQGSVYEYRFESPASYLRFYPTGTLPDTVMISSYPGLYPPNLPDTAFVKRFYSITARGGNDYLSYLSLRYDPAETSIPIYDLSFFRDSSGIVLNAGVTDYLDSDYVAIMLDSVRHLSKWYIGMGDFVWKHPHQFFDTLYVHDNGTGNGYITFGAAAPATDGLDPQWLETPLAAIPPTGTFDIRWIIPATNGTDIDVREILGKTHAQNIFTANIQPGIGGYPITLQWDTAAVLLGSIYLEDAATHGSIFSIDMRKQSSYTITNPSVSQVRIVNTAPTYYPFIKGWNMISVPVKFFVSNKKRDIFPTAISNAFYFESNYRIADILKHGIGYWIKFENVETAGMDGYPVTKDTITVQSGWNLIGALASPIRVNTIQSIPAGIINSSFFKFNLGYAIADSLEPTKGYWIKTTQAGSLIVSASSMIEYQKNLLTNNNLQDSFNSFTITDRNLISQKLYFTDSENMDIDMDLFELPPTPPVGIMDTRFSTNRLVEYLRQGDKAATININSAEYPVTISWSSASVVSYSIKVSDPSSGKILCVISNGESFKIDNPKINSIAISIHNVKAVPTVFELAQNYPNPFNPTTIINYQLPSDNWVTLKLYNILGEEITTLVNGFETAGYKSVQFDGSNFSNGVYFYRLSANGIKDNFTSVKKMILIK, encoded by the coding sequence ATGATCCGAAGACTTAGCTTCATATTATTATATTTGACAACATCCACATTGCTATTTGCAGATCAGTCGTCGTGGCAATGGGTGAATCCATTACCGCAAGGTAATATTCTAAATAGTGTTTGGGCGATCAATGCTGACACTGCATTTGCCGTTGGTGACTACAGTACTATTCTTAAAACTACAAATGGAGGATTGACTTGGCAAGTAACTCCAAAAGCAGCAGGATTTATTGAACCGTTATATGCTGTACAATTCATTAATGGATCAATAGGGTACGCTGGAGGTGAATCTGGTAGAATATTGAAAACGACAGATGCCGGAGCAACGTGGTTTCCACAAAATACACCCGTCTTTCGTGACATATATGCTCTTTCGTTTTCATCCCCACAAACTGGCTGGGCAGTCGGTAGTCAAGGATTAATACTGCGAACAACAGATGGTGGTTTAACCTGGGCTCAACAAATCAGTGGTGTAACGACAACATTATACGGAACACATGCAATCAGTTCAACAAACGCATATGTGGTTGGAACAAACGGAACAATAGTCTCGACAACAAACGGAGGAACTACCTGGACACCTCAAGTTAGCGGAACAGTCCAGAATGTCTACAGTGTCAATTTTGTGAATAGCACTACAGGTTACGCTTGTGGTTCTTTTGGCTTGATGTTGAAGACTACGAACGGCGGGACAAACTGGATCCCGCAAATAAGCAGTGTTGATTTCTCTCTCTATGCGATACAATTCACATCAGCTCTGAACGGATGGGCAACTGGAAGTTATGGTGTAATTGTGAAAACAACAAATGGCGGATTTACCTGGTTCGAACAAACCAGCCCAACATCAAACGATTTATTCGGTGCGCGTTTTATAAACAGCACAACCGGTTGGGGTGTTGGGGATTTTGGGACCATAGTAATAACCACGGATGGCGGTGCAACCTGGAATATGCAATCAACCGGCACAAAAAGTTTAATCACTGCAATTCATTTTCCTAGCGGCACAAACGGTATCGCTGTTGGTGAAGAAGGTGCAATTATTCGTTCTGTAGACGGGGGACGAACATGGACTGAATCATCGAGTGGTGTTTATCAGTCTCTCTACGGTGTTTATATGGTTAATAATGATGTAGGATGGGCTGTTGGCGATAGTGCAGTGATTCTAAAAACTACGACCGGCGGATTTTCATGGAATAAACAAAATAGCCACACAGATATCACTCTTTATTCACCGTTCTTCATAAGCACGAGTATAGGTTGGGTTGCCGGTGATATGGGAACGATATTAAAAACCACGAATGGCGGAACAACGTGGATTGCTGAAACAACTGATATATCATCACCATTAATGCGCATCAAGTTTTATGATAATAACATTGGTTGGGCTGTAGGTTATAGCGGCGATATTGTTAATACACAAGATGGCGGATTAACATGGATAACGCAAACCAGTAATACTTATCAAACACTATACTCCTTAGACATCATTAATTCTTCAACGGTTGCAGCGGTGGGAGATTTTGGAACGTTTGTTACTACTACAGATGGTGGTACAACATGGATAAGCGCCGATGTACCTACCGGTTCGAGTTTGTATGGGACTGCTTTCTTAAATACGACAACCGGTTGGGTATCTGGCGATGACGGATCGATACTTAAAACCACCGATTTAGGAATAACGTGGAGTGAAGAAAGAACAAATACTTTTAATACCCTATGGGAACTTCAGCTCTTTCGATCTACAACGGGTGGTGGTTATCTTCTAACAACAGGTATTGGAGGAACAATACTTACATCGAGTGTCTCACCAATGCCTGTGCGGAGATGGACAGGGGCTTTTGATTCATCGTGGACATCCCCTGGGAATTGGAACCCAGTGGGTGTACCGCAAAATGGTGACAGTATTGTAATTCTGACGTCAGCAACACCGCCAGTGTATCGAAGTTTTCTCCAGCAAACAAACCTGGGCGCGTTAACTATCGCTCAAGGTGGTAAATTGACGATTGGAACAGGATTGCAACAATTAGTGATAAGCGGCAATGTAAGAATCGAAGGCAATCTAATTATCGAAGGAAATTCTAATCTTGAAATAATTTCGGGTGGAGCTTTTTCAGTCAGTGTTCAAGGAGAAATATCACCCGCCAATTCTTCGATCATCTTGCAAACAGGTGGCCAGCTTAGAGGACCATTTTATAACCTATTCATAGCGGAAAGTTCATTCGTTCAATCGATGGGGAATATTGAAATCAGAAATAATCTTACCATATTTTCCGATTTGAATTTACAACAAACTGATACTCTTACAATAATCAATCCCGAACCCCAAGGATTCCAGGGACCCGGGATTATAACCCGGGGAACGATACGACGGTTGATAAAACAAGGGTCGGTATATGAATATCGATTCGAAAGTCCAGCTTCATATTTAAGATTTTATCCTACTGGAACACTTCCAGATACCGTCATGATCTCGTCATATCCGGGCTTATACCCGCCGAATCTCCCCGATACTGCATTTGTGAAACGGTTTTACTCTATAACCGCTCGTGGCGGAAACGATTATCTTTCTTACCTTTCTCTGCGTTATGATCCGGCAGAAACATCGATTCCGATATATGATCTTTCTTTCTTCCGGGATTCAAGCGGAATAGTTCTTAACGCAGGTGTTACGGATTATTTGGATAGTGACTATGTGGCAATCATGCTCGACTCCGTTAGGCATCTCTCAAAATGGTACATTGGGATGGGAGACTTTGTCTGGAAACATCCCCACCAATTTTTCGATACGCTGTACGTTCACGATAATGGAACAGGTAATGGATATATAACATTCGGCGCTGCCGCACCAGCAACAGACGGCCTTGATCCACAGTGGCTCGAAACTCCGCTCGCTGCAATTCCTCCGACAGGGACGTTTGATATTCGATGGATTATCCCTGCGACCAACGGAACAGACATCGATGTCCGAGAGATTTTGGGAAAGACACATGCCCAAAATATTTTTACAGCAAACATCCAACCGGGAATAGGCGGGTATCCAATAACACTTCAATGGGACACTGCTGCAGTTCTTCTCGGTTCAATTTATTTGGAAGATGCCGCAACACACGGTTCAATTTTTTCGATCGATATGCGAAAACAGAGCAGTTATACAATCACTAATCCATCCGTATCTCAGGTTCGAATCGTAAACACAGCTCCGACATACTATCCGTTTATTAAAGGATGGAATATGATTTCGGTGCCTGTTAAATTTTTTGTGAGCAATAAAAAAAGAGATATCTTCCCCACTGCCATATCGAATGCCTTTTATTTCGAATCGAATTATCGTATTGCGGATATTTTAAAACATGGTATAGGATATTGGATCAAATTTGAAAATGTTGAAACGGCTGGGATGGACGGTTATCCGGTAACAAAAGATACCATTACCGTTCAAAGCGGATGGAATTTAATAGGCGCACTAGCATCACCGATTCGCGTGAATACAATTCAATCGATCCCGGCAGGAATAATCAACAGTTCATTTTTCAAATTCAATTTAGGATATGCGATCGCCGATTCACTTGAACCGACTAAGGGATACTGGATAAAAACAACTCAAGCCGGAAGTTTAATTGTTTCTGCTTCCTCAATGATTGAATATCAGAAGAATTTATTGACAAATAACAATCTGCAAGATTCGTTTAATTCATTTACAATAACAGATCGGAATCTAATTTCACAAAAACTATACTTCACCGATTCTGAGAACATGGATATCGACATGGATCTTTTTGAACTACCCCCAACTCCACCGGTAGGAATTATGGACACCAGATTTTCAACAAACAGATTGGTGGAATATTTAAGACAGGGAGATAAAGCAGCGACTATTAATATCAACTCTGCTGAATATCCTGTTACGATTTCATGGAGTTCCGCCTCGGTAGTTTCATACAGCATCAAAGTTTCAGACCCATCTTCTGGCAAAATACTCTGTGTGATTAGTAATGGAGAAAGTTTTAAAATCGATAACCCAAAAATCAATTCGATCGCAATATCAATACATAATGTCAAAGCAGTTCCAACTGTGTTCGAACTTGCTCAAAATTATCCTAATCCGTTCAATCCAACAACGATTATCAATTACCAATTGCCATCCGATAATTGGGTAACGCTAAAATTGTATAACATCTTAGGGGAAGAGATAACAACACTGGTAAATGGATTTGAAACTGCGGGGTACAAATCTGTTCAATTTGATGGATCCAATTTTTCAAATGGGGTATACTTCTATCGATTATCAGCAAACGGAATAAAGGATAATTTCACATCGGTTAAGAAGATGATTTTAATAAAGTAG
- the sufC gene encoding Fe-S cluster assembly ATPase SufC: MLEIKNLHASINGNKILNGINLNVKAGEVHAIMGPNGSGKSTLANVLAGRELYNLTDGEIHYNGKNLIDMPPEVRAREGIFLAFQYPVEIPGVSNTYFLKAALNAIRKHRNLEEMDAVEFLSYIKKKMKLIDIDQDLLNRPVNEGFSGGEKKRNEIFQMAVLEPKLAILDETDSGLDIDALRIVADGVNKLRKPDNAAIVVTHYQRLLNYIVPDVVHVLWDGRIVKSGGKELALKLEDQGYDWVKDETKNRQ; this comes from the coding sequence ATGTTAGAAATAAAAAATTTACATGCCTCTATTAACGGTAATAAAATTCTAAACGGAATTAATCTAAATGTTAAAGCCGGTGAAGTTCACGCAATCATGGGACCGAATGGTTCGGGTAAAAGCACACTCGCTAATGTTCTTGCAGGGCGTGAATTGTATAACTTGACCGACGGTGAGATACATTACAATGGTAAAAATCTTATCGATATGCCCCCTGAAGTGCGTGCACGCGAAGGAATTTTTCTCGCGTTTCAATATCCGGTGGAGATTCCCGGCGTAAGCAATACATATTTCCTTAAAGCCGCGTTGAATGCGATCCGCAAACATCGTAATCTGGAAGAGATGGATGCAGTTGAATTTTTATCGTACATCAAAAAGAAAATGAAGCTTATTGACATCGATCAGGATCTTCTTAACCGTCCGGTTAATGAAGGATTCTCCGGCGGTGAGAAAAAACGAAACGAAATCTTTCAGATGGCTGTTCTCGAACCCAAGCTCGCGATACTCGACGAAACCGATTCTGGGTTGGATATCGACGCGCTCAGAATTGTTGCGGACGGTGTCAATAAACTCCGCAAACCGGATAACGCTGCCATAGTTGTAACTCATTACCAACGACTCTTGAATTATATTGTCCCGGATGTGGTGCACGTTTTATGGGACGGAAGAATAGTAAAATCGGGCGGCAAAGAACTCGCACTCAAGCTCGAAGATCAAGGTTATGACTGGGTTAAAGACGAAACTAAGAATAGACAATAA
- a CDS encoding SUF system NifU family Fe-S cluster assembly protein — protein MTALRELYQEVILDHNKSPRNYGRMENPDRKIDGYNPLCGDHFTLFVRLDGDIIKDISFDGAGCAISKASASVMSATVKGKTIAEAEGLFKQFHALVKGEIDASENLEELGRLAAFSGVSEYPARVKCATLAWHTLHTALTTTEHRTSTES, from the coding sequence ATGACTGCACTGAGGGAATTATATCAGGAAGTGATACTCGACCACAACAAGAGTCCGAGAAATTACGGCAGGATGGAAAACCCGGATCGTAAGATCGACGGGTATAATCCTCTCTGTGGTGATCATTTTACTTTGTTCGTAAGATTAGACGGGGATATTATCAAAGATATTAGTTTTGACGGCGCCGGTTGCGCAATATCGAAAGCATCTGCTTCTGTTATGAGCGCTACCGTGAAGGGAAAAACAATTGCCGAAGCCGAAGGATTATTCAAGCAATTTCATGCTTTAGTGAAAGGAGAAATCGACGCTTCGGAAAATTTAGAAGAGCTTGGTCGGCTTGCGGCTTTTTCCGGTGTTTCAGAATATCCTGCACGCGTTAAATGTGCAACGCTTGCATGGCACACGCTGCACACGGCATTAACCACAACAGAACACCGTACATCAACGGAGTCATAG
- the sufD gene encoding Fe-S cluster assembly protein SufD gives MTEISNPVTNYTEDFLKFEIESGNESKSEIQTLRQKAFEEFRSAGFPTNKDEEWRFTNPSRISKIHYNNQLKNKTTVDIKKQLDNRTIQEYATNRLVFVDGIYSTELSNLKSSSAIIVSTLSEMLSKNPRSVIDIAERLMINDKTFFNSLNTAFMRDGAFISIPDETTVATPIYLIFIATNDPSPFVMHPRNIITLGRNSEATIIEHYISVSNNVYFTNVVSDIILDKEARLEHTKLQAESVNAIHIGSTYFNQSESSKLKQNTIMIGGAIGRNNLISKLNSENIECTFNGLSLGEGDQLIDNHTTIDHAMPHCESHELYKSILSGKSRGVFNGKIFVRKDAQKTNAKQTNRTLLLSDETTMDIKPQLEIFADDVKCTHGATIGYLDADAIFYLRSRGISENTARDILTHAFANDIIARISSESVRDYLSIKVHDKLKQRL, from the coding sequence ATGACTGAGATATCTAATCCGGTAACAAATTATACAGAAGATTTTTTAAAATTCGAGATAGAATCCGGCAATGAATCTAAATCCGAGATTCAGACATTAAGGCAAAAAGCTTTTGAGGAATTTAGATCAGCCGGTTTTCCTACAAATAAAGACGAAGAATGGAGATTCACTAATCCATCTCGAATCTCAAAAATTCATTATAACAATCAGCTCAAGAACAAAACAACCGTAGATATAAAAAAGCAACTAGACAATCGGACCATCCAGGAATATGCTACGAACAGATTAGTTTTTGTGGATGGAATTTATTCGACTGAATTATCTAACCTCAAATCTTCATCTGCAATAATCGTATCTACTCTTTCCGAGATGCTTAGCAAAAATCCAAGATCCGTTATTGATATTGCGGAACGATTGATGATTAATGATAAGACCTTTTTTAATTCTCTGAATACGGCTTTCATGCGAGACGGCGCATTTATTTCAATCCCGGATGAAACTACAGTCGCTACTCCTATTTATTTGATTTTCATCGCCACAAATGATCCCTCACCTTTCGTTATGCATCCCCGCAATATCATCACTCTCGGAAGAAACAGTGAGGCAACAATAATCGAGCATTACATAAGTGTTTCGAATAACGTTTATTTCACGAACGTCGTATCTGATATTATCTTGGATAAGGAGGCAAGATTAGAACACACAAAATTACAGGCGGAAAGTGTGAACGCGATACACATAGGTTCTACTTACTTCAATCAATCTGAGTCGAGTAAATTAAAGCAGAATACGATAATGATAGGTGGAGCCATCGGAAGAAATAATTTAATTTCGAAACTCAATTCTGAAAATATCGAATGCACATTTAACGGTCTATCTCTTGGTGAAGGTGATCAACTCATAGATAATCATACAACAATCGATCACGCCATGCCGCACTGCGAGAGTCATGAATTATATAAATCAATTTTAAGCGGTAAATCGCGCGGCGTTTTCAACGGTAAAATATTTGTTCGGAAAGATGCTCAAAAGACAAACGCTAAACAAACCAACCGCACGTTGCTCCTTTCGGATGAAACGACGATGGATATAAAACCCCAGCTTGAAATTTTTGCGGACGATGTAAAATGCACTCATGGCGCAACAATCGGTTACCTGGATGCGGACGCGATATTTTACCTTCGTTCAAGAGGAATAAGTGAAAACACCGCGCGCGATATTCTTACTCATGCATTCGCGAACGATATAATCGCGAGAATATCGAGTGAATCGGTTCGTGATTATTTGAGTATTAAAGTTCATGATAAATTAAAACAACGGCTATAA
- the sufB gene encoding Fe-S cluster assembly protein SufB, producing MNNTDTFENLGESEYKWGFVTDIESDTAPKGLNEEIIRFISAKKNEPQWLLEFRLKAYRNWQTMIEPHWQNVQYPPIDYQDIIYYSAPKQNRLKSLDEVDPELLKTYEKLGIPLEEQKQFAGVAVDAVFDSVSVATTFKGKLKDLGIIFCSFSEAVREHSELVKKYLGSVVPANDNYFAALNSAVFTDGSFCYIPKGVKCPMELSTYFRINAAKTGQFERTLIIADENSYVSYLEGCTAPMRDENQLHAAVVELYAHNNSQIKYSTVQNWYPGDKDGKGGIYNFVTKRGKCAGDNSKISWTQVETGSSITWKYPSCILQGDNSIGEFYSVAVTTNYQQADTGTKMIHIGKNTKSTIVSKGISGKFGQNSYRGQVLVQKGATNARNFSQCDSLLLGDKCGAHTFPYIEVKNTSSKVEHEASTSKIGEDQIFYCKQRGLSTEDAVNLIVNGFCKEVFRELPMEFAVEAQKLLGVSLEGSVG from the coding sequence ATGAATAACACCGATACATTTGAAAATCTCGGAGAAAGCGAATACAAATGGGGGTTTGTAACCGATATTGAATCGGACACCGCTCCGAAAGGATTAAACGAAGAGATAATCCGATTTATTTCTGCAAAGAAAAATGAACCTCAATGGTTGCTGGAATTTCGGTTGAAAGCTTATCGTAACTGGCAAACAATGATAGAACCGCATTGGCAAAATGTTCAGTATCCCCCGATTGATTATCAAGACATAATTTATTACTCAGCACCAAAGCAAAATCGGCTGAAGAGTTTAGATGAAGTTGATCCCGAGTTATTAAAAACGTACGAAAAATTAGGTATTCCGCTTGAAGAGCAGAAACAATTTGCAGGTGTTGCAGTTGATGCAGTTTTCGATAGTGTCTCAGTTGCCACCACTTTCAAAGGTAAGCTTAAAGATCTCGGTATAATTTTTTGTTCATTCTCTGAAGCAGTCCGGGAACATTCTGAACTCGTTAAAAAATATCTGGGCTCGGTCGTACCTGCAAACGATAATTATTTTGCCGCTCTGAATTCTGCGGTATTCACTGATGGATCGTTTTGTTACATTCCGAAAGGAGTTAAATGCCCGATGGAGCTTTCTACCTATTTTCGTATCAACGCTGCAAAGACCGGACAATTTGAACGGACATTGATTATCGCTGATGAAAATTCGTATGTCAGTTACCTTGAAGGTTGCACCGCACCTATGCGCGACGAAAACCAGCTTCACGCGGCAGTTGTTGAGTTATATGCCCACAATAATTCTCAAATAAAATATTCCACAGTCCAAAATTGGTATCCCGGAGATAAAGATGGAAAAGGTGGAATTTATAATTTTGTAACCAAACGAGGCAAGTGTGCGGGCGATAATTCAAAAATTTCATGGACTCAAGTAGAAACCGGTTCATCCATCACCTGGAAATATCCAAGTTGCATTCTCCAAGGCGATAATTCTATCGGAGAATTCTACTCTGTCGCAGTAACCACAAACTACCAGCAGGCAGATACCGGCACAAAGATGATTCACATAGGGAAAAATACTAAAAGTACGATTGTATCTAAAGGTATATCGGGAAAGTTCGGACAAAATTCTTACAGAGGACAGGTGTTAGTTCAAAAAGGTGCAACCAATGCGCGGAATTTCTCACAATGCGACTCACTCCTTCTCGGGGACAAATGCGGCGCTCACACATTTCCGTATATCGAAGTTAAAAACACTTCCTCGAAAGTCGAGCACGAAGCATCCACTTCAAAAATTGGCGAAGACCAGATATTTTATTGCAAGCAACGCGGCCTTTCCACCGAAGATGCCGTGAATTTAATTGTAAACGGTTTTTGCAAAGAAGTATTCAGAGAACTGCCGATGGAATTTGCCGTTGAAGCTCAGAAATTGCTTGGTGTGAGTCTTGAGGGAAGTGTCGGTTAA
- a CDS encoding cysteine desulfurase, with the protein MLTTKNFDVGNIRNDFPILKQKIGGKKLVYLDNAATSQKPKLVIDAMNRYYTEENSNIHRGVHYLSELATQSYEAARKKIHKHINSNSEREVIFVRGTTEAINLVAQCYGRINFNEGDEVIISAMEHHSNIVPWQMLRDEKGINLRVIPINDKGELFIDKYENMFNPRTKMVALVHISNVLGTINPVKEMVRIAHKNRVPILIDGAQAVPHSRIDVRELDCDFYTFSAHKMYGPTGVGILYGKENILESMPPYQGGGDMIKSVSFERTIYNDLPHKFEAGTPNIAGGVGFGATIDYLNQINFESGLEHEEFLLKYATEELMKIDGLRIIGTAKDKASVISFVLENIHPHDIGTILDDEGIAIRTGHHCAQPLMKCFEVPATARASFGIYNTKEEIDYLIKGIYRVKEVFG; encoded by the coding sequence ATGCTAACAACTAAAAACTTTGATGTTGGAAATATTCGTAATGATTTCCCGATCCTAAAACAAAAGATCGGTGGTAAAAAACTTGTATACCTCGATAACGCAGCCACAAGTCAGAAACCGAAGCTTGTAATCGATGCGATGAACCGGTACTACACAGAAGAAAATTCCAATATTCACAGAGGTGTACATTATCTAAGTGAGCTTGCAACCCAATCGTATGAAGCGGCACGCAAGAAAATTCATAAACACATCAATTCTAATTCGGAAAGAGAAGTTATATTTGTACGCGGTACGACCGAAGCAATTAATCTGGTGGCACAGTGTTATGGAAGAATAAATTTCAATGAAGGAGATGAAGTCATCATCTCAGCAATGGAACATCATTCGAATATAGTCCCATGGCAAATGCTGAGAGACGAAAAAGGAATTAATCTTCGTGTTATTCCTATCAACGATAAGGGAGAATTATTCATCGATAAGTATGAAAACATGTTCAACCCGCGAACAAAGATGGTAGCATTGGTTCATATTTCAAATGTACTTGGCACCATTAATCCTGTAAAAGAGATGGTAAGAATCGCACATAAAAATAGGGTGCCGATTTTAATCGACGGAGCCCAAGCTGTTCCTCACTCTCGCATTGATGTCAGAGAGTTGGATTGCGATTTCTACACCTTCTCTGCTCACAAGATGTACGGACCCACAGGTGTGGGAATACTTTACGGTAAAGAAAATATTTTAGAATCAATGCCTCCCTATCAAGGTGGCGGCGATATGATAAAATCTGTATCTTTCGAGCGGACAATTTACAACGATCTGCCGCATAAATTTGAAGCCGGAACACCAAACATCGCTGGTGGCGTAGGATTTGGCGCAACGATTGATTATCTAAATCAGATCAATTTCGAATCAGGATTAGAGCATGAAGAATTTCTCTTGAAATACGCTACAGAGGAATTAATGAAAATTGACGGATTGCGGATTATTGGAACCGCGAAAGATAAAGCAAGTGTAATTTCTTTCGTACTCGAGAATATCCACCCGCACGATATCGGAACAATTCTTGATGATGAAGGAATTGCGATTCGTACCGGGCACCATTGCGCACAACCGCTGATGAAATGTTTTGAAGTTCCGGCAACAGCCAGAGCTTCGTTCGGAATTTATAATACCAAAGAAGAAATAGATTATTTAATCAAAGGTATTTATCGCGTAAAGGAAGTATTCGGATAA
- a CDS encoding DUF59 domain-containing protein, translating to MANNFLTSIERTVIEAQAIEVLRTCYDPEIPVNIYEMGLIYQIKISDEGEMEVEMSLTSPNCPAIQSLPSEVQEKLKTIPGVKDAKVIVVWDPPWEPSRMSEAAKLELGMF from the coding sequence ATGGCAAATAATTTTCTAACATCAATCGAGCGGACAGTAATCGAAGCGCAGGCGATCGAAGTATTGCGTACCTGCTACGATCCCGAAATTCCTGTGAATATCTATGAAATGGGATTGATATATCAGATTAAAATTTCCGATGAAGGAGAAATGGAAGTTGAGATGTCTTTGACAAGTCCGAATTGTCCGGCAATTCAATCGCTGCCATCTGAAGTTCAGGAGAAATTAAAAACTATCCCCGGCGTGAAGGATGCGAAAGTAATTGTAGTTTGGGATCCACCCTGGGAACCGAGTAGGATGAGTGAAGCGGCAAAATTAGAGCTTGGAATGTTTTAA
- a CDS encoding superoxide dismutase — protein MKRRAFIKSSVLGGIISLSDKNLFFNQHQQIIKEGANMSYEWKFKPRPYSDEEAKSLLKNVVSPETTDWHYNTHHKGYVTALNTIEKSLETADRTKANGNYSEVGELKRRFTWNHSGALLHDIYWEVLGGDGDPKKGPEVLAAIEKEFGSFDKWKEDFKATAVSAKLSGWGLLVFDRLWSDRMLNILVDEHQYGAIWGAVPVIALDVFEHAYYHKDGAKRAAYIDNFLSNLHWGRINERYKKFVLNK, from the coding sequence ATGAAGAGACGTGCCTTCATAAAATCATCTGTCCTTGGCGGAATAATCTCACTGTCGGATAAAAATTTATTTTTTAATCAACATCAACAAATAATAAAAGAAGGAGCAAATATGTCATACGAATGGAAATTCAAACCACGTCCGTATTCGGACGAAGAAGCTAAGTCACTATTAAAGAATGTTGTCTCACCCGAAACAACTGATTGGCACTACAACACACATCATAAAGGATATGTCACAGCGTTAAACACGATTGAAAAAAGTTTAGAAACTGCTGATAGAACTAAAGCAAACGGAAACTACAGCGAGGTTGGTGAATTAAAACGCCGCTTCACATGGAATCATTCCGGCGCACTTCTCCACGATATCTACTGGGAAGTTTTAGGCGGAGACGGAGACCCGAAAAAAGGTCCAGAAGTTCTTGCCGCTATCGAGAAAGAGTTCGGCTCGTTCGATAAATGGAAAGAAGATTTTAAAGCAACCGCTGTCTCGGCAAAACTGAGCGGATGGGGTTTATTAGTGTTCGACAGACTCTGGTCTGATCGCATGTTGAACATCCTCGTCGATGAACACCAATACGGTGCAATTTGGGGTGCAGTTCCAGTAATCGCATTGGATGTTTTTGAACATGCCTATTACCATAAAGATGGCGCCAAGCGGGCAGCTTATATCGATAATTTCCTCTCAAATCTGCATTGGGGCAGAATTAACGAGCGATATAAGAAATTCGTATTAAATAAGTAA